The following are from one region of the bacterium genome:
- a CDS encoding radical SAM protein yields the protein MSVWNYFKYGRRLFYKRNASPLYLVFFVTERCNARCRHCLLGGIHPGRDELTLEEIERVSRSMDDFLFLLPTGGEPFLRSDLPEIVEVFYRNNHIQNVGIPTNGGLTEKVVGAVEEILRRCPGLDLMVDVSIDGIGPDHDEIRRVPGLFEKAMETFRRLKEIDAAHPRFTASIETTVSSFNDDKLEDMFRYFTEKAGAQSIFTLLCRGKPMEPAAKFFDIERYTRYAEALEAGMMRRRLTGYDKFPFADLINAKRIVRHRLIGRIIRENRMVLPCYAGILGAALFANGDVLPCELHSDLTMGNVREAGYDFKRIWFGAAAVRARETIRKQKCFCTYECFLTLNILFNPRMYPQLIKEYLKVKWAKLFGRRQ from the coding sequence ATGAGCGTCTGGAATTACTTCAAATACGGCCGGCGGCTTTTCTATAAACGCAACGCTTCGCCGCTGTACCTGGTTTTTTTCGTTACCGAGCGCTGCAACGCCCGTTGCCGCCACTGTCTTCTGGGGGGAATCCATCCCGGTCGCGACGAACTTACCCTGGAAGAGATCGAGCGGGTTTCCCGCTCGATGGACGATTTTCTTTTTCTGCTCCCCACCGGGGGGGAGCCGTTTCTTCGTTCCGACCTTCCCGAGATCGTGGAGGTGTTCTACCGCAACAACCATATCCAGAACGTAGGCATTCCCACCAACGGCGGTCTGACGGAGAAAGTGGTGGGGGCGGTGGAAGAGATCCTGCGCCGCTGTCCGGGGCTGGATTTGATGGTGGATGTCTCCATCGACGGAATCGGCCCCGATCACGACGAGATCCGCCGGGTGCCCGGGCTCTTCGAAAAAGCCATGGAGACCTTCCGGCGCCTGAAGGAGATCGACGCCGCGCACCCCCGGTTCACGGCCAGCATAGAAACCACGGTTTCTTCCTTCAACGACGATAAACTGGAAGACATGTTCCGCTATTTCACCGAGAAAGCCGGAGCGCAATCCATATTCACGCTCCTCTGCCGGGGCAAACCCATGGAGCCGGCCGCCAAATTTTTCGACATCGAACGCTACACCCGTTACGCCGAAGCCCTGGAAGCGGGGATGATGCGGCGACGGCTCACCGGGTACGATAAGTTCCCCTTCGCCGACCTGATCAACGCCAAACGGATCGTGCGCCACCGCCTCATCGGCAGAATCATCCGCGAGAACAGGATGGTCCTTCCCTGCTACGCGGGGATACTGGGCGCCGCGCTCTTCGCCAACGGCGACGTGCTCCCCTGCGAGCTGCATTCGGATCTGACCATGGGAAACGTCAGGGAAGCAGGATACGATTTCAAGCGGATCTGGTTCGGCGCCGCCGCCGTCCGCGCCCGGGAAACCATCAGGAAACAGAAGTGTTTCTGCACCTATGAGTGTTTTCTCACCCTCAACATCCTCTTCAATCCCCGCATGTATCCGCAGCTCATCAAGGAATATCTGAAGGTGAAGTGGGCGAAGCTGTTCGGGAGGCGGCAGTGA